GTTACTCCACATAACCGGGCCGTCCACAAAATAGCCGGATTCACCCGTCCATCCCTTCCCGGTGGTGTACAGATCACCACCTCCCGGCACCCGGCCAACTTCGCTGGAACCGCCAACATCAATACGGTTGAAAACAGGGGAGCGCTCCCACCCGGAACATACAATCCCACCCGATCTATCGCCCGACCTTCCTGCCAGCATCGGAATCCCCGTTCATTCACGTATTCACACTTTCCGGGAATCTGTACCTTGTGAAACTCCTCGATATTCCCTTTTGCAACTTGTATTGCCTCCTTCAACTCCGCATCCACTTCCCTCTCTGCCTCTTGAAACTCATTCTCCGTCACCTCGAAACATTCTAGCTTTACCCGATCAAAATACCACGTGTACTTCTTCAATGCCTCGTCTCCATCCCTCTTCACTTCATCAAACACCGCTTTACACACTTTGTCCAAATCTTCTCCACGATTCTCCGGACGCTTCAATATTTTCATCCATTTTTCCTTTCCAGGATATAATATCTTATTCATAATCATAAATTTAATCTATTCATAAAACCTGTAACCTGTCAACCTGTAACTTGCAACTTGCCGCAGGAAATCACTCTATCATCTTTTCAATGGGTACCACCAAAATCCCTTCCGCACCCGCCGCTTTCAACGCCCCGATAGACTCCCAAAACTTATTCTCGTTCACCACCGAATGTAGAGAAAACCATCCTTTCATTTCCAACGGCATAATTGTCGGGCTTTTCACTCCCGGAAGTATATCGCAAATCTCTTGCAATTTCTCTTCGGGAGCATTCAACAGGATATACTTGTTACACTTGGCTGCCAATACCGCCTTCATTCTGAATATCAATTGTTTCACCAACTGTAGTTTCTCTTCATCCAACTTTGGGTTAGCCACTAAAACAGCCGTAGACTTAAACAACGTGTAGACCTCCGTCAACCCGTTCTTAAAAAGTGTACTCCCGGAACTCACGATGTCACAAATCGCATCAGCTAATCCGATACCGGGAGCGATCTCCACCGACCCCGTGATCACGTGCGTCTCTGCCTGAATCTTATTTTGTACTAAAAAATCATTCAACGTGTTGGGATAGGAAGTAGCAATCCGTTTTCCCTGCAACCAATCTAACCCGGTAAATTCCTCCGATTTAGGAATAGCAATAGAAACCCGGCAACCCGAAAAACCTAAATCCAACAAATTCAATACATTTGCCCTTTTCTCGATCACCGTATTCTCCCCGATAATCGCCACGTCAACAATTCCATCCTCCACGTAATGAGGAATATCCGAATTTCGTAAATACAACACCTCCAACGGAAAATTAGAGGCTTGTGCCATTAACTGATCTTTCCCGTTATTAATACAAATCCCACACTCTTTCAACAATTCGAGCGTGTCCTCGTTCAATCGACCTGATTTTTGAATCGCGACTTTTAATTTCACCATTTCTATCTGATTTTATCGTCGCTCTGAATCCGGGAAGGCATCTATGGTATCGAAAAAAACAAAACGAGCCCGCCTGAATCCAGGCGAGCTCGTTTATACTTTTTATTTCAAATTACAGCACAACAGCATCATCTCACCTGAATACAGTGATGGCAATGATGATGCATATGATGTAATGTACTATTCATATTTTGTCTTTTTCGTTCTGCAAATGTATAAAAGGAATTTGATTATCCAAATACTTTGTACAATTTTTACTAATACAAAGTCAACCAGTAAGTACAAAATTTGCACTTACTTAATATTACTGCAACTTAGCTAATTTAACGTGAGTTCGATATAAAAACAAATTTATATCTCTGAATAATAGAAACATAACATTACACGAAAGAAGAAACCGTTGCGAGAACGCACTCCAATGTTTCAATGTAGCGTGTCCTCCCCCCGTGCAAGGGGGAGTTAGAGGGGGTAGCAGGAAAGATAAAAACCCAAAGTTAAAAGATGACACATCACCTATTCCGGCACTTCCAAGACGGCGGAATC
The window above is part of the Butyricimonas paravirosa genome. Proteins encoded here:
- the hisG gene encoding ATP phosphoribosyltransferase, producing MVKLKVAIQKSGRLNEDTLELLKECGICINNGKDQLMAQASNFPLEVLYLRNSDIPHYVEDGIVDVAIIGENTVIEKRANVLNLLDLGFSGCRVSIAIPKSEEFTGLDWLQGKRIATSYPNTLNDFLVQNKIQAETHVITGSVEIAPGIGLADAICDIVSSGSTLFKNGLTEVYTLFKSTAVLVANPKLDEEKLQLVKQLIFRMKAVLAAKCNKYILLNAPEEKLQEICDILPGVKSPTIMPLEMKGWFSLHSVVNENKFWESIGALKAAGAEGILVVPIEKMIE